Proteins from a single region of Engystomops pustulosus chromosome 5, aEngPut4.maternal, whole genome shotgun sequence:
- the WNT3A gene encoding protein Wnt-3a — protein MFSLGYLLFLCGLREVLSSYPNWWSLAISQQYSSLGTQPIPCGSIPGLLPKQMRFCRNYIEIMPNVAEGVKIGIQECQHQFRGRRWNCTTVNGNLAIFGPVLDKATRESAFVHAIASAGVAFAVTRACAEGTATICGCDNHHKGPPGEGWKWGGCSEDMDFGNMVSREFADGREGRLDARSAMNRHNNEAGRTSIMDHRHLKCKCHGLSGSCEVKTCWWSQPDFRMIGDYLKDKYDSASEMVVEKHRESRGWVETLRPKYTFFKPPTERDLIYYESSPNFCEPNPETGSFGTRDRICNVTSHGIDGCDLLCCGRGHNTRTEKRKEKCHCIFHWCCYVSCQECIRVYDVHTCK, from the exons GTCCTTGGCGATCAGTCAGCAATACTCTTCTCTTGGGACGCAGCCCATCCCGTGTGGCTCCATTCCTGGCCTGCTGCCCAAACAGATGCGCTTCTGCCGGAATTATATAGAGATAATGCCCAACGTGGCGGAAGGAGTTAAGATTGGCATCCAGGAGTGTCAGCACCAGTTCCGGGGCAGGAGATGGAATTGTACAACGGTCAACGGCAACTTGGCGATATTTGGGCCGGTTTTAGATAAAG CGACCAGAGAGTCTGCCTTTGTCCATGCCATCGCCTCAGCTGGTGTAGCGTTCGCTGTAACCAGAGCCTGTGCCGAGGGAACGGCAACAATCTGCGGATGTGACAACCATCACAAGGGTCCTCCGGGTGAAGGCTGGAAATGGGGCGGCTGCAGTGAGGACATGGACTTCGGAAACATGGTATCCCGAGAATTTGCAGATGGTCGAGAGGGCCGGCTAGATGCGCGTTCAGCGATGAACAGACATAACAATGAGGCAGGAAGAACG TCCATCATGGACCACAGACACCTTAAATGTAAGTGTCATGGACTGTCCGGGAGCTGTGAGGTGAAGACTTGTTGGTGGTCACAGCCAGACTTCAGAATGATTGGAGATTATCTCAAGGACAAGTACGACAGCGCTtcggagatggtggtggagaagCATCGTGAATCCCGTGGTTGGGTTGAGACCCTCCGACCAAAATATACTTTCTTCAAGCCACCGACAGAGAGGGATCTCATTTATTATGAGAGCTCTCCAAATTTTTGTGAGCCCAACCCTGAAACTGGATCATTTGGAACTAGAGACCGGATATGTAATGTCACCTCTCATGGGATCGATGGGTGCGATCTCTTATGCTGTGGACGAGGACACAACACAAGGACTGAGAAAAGGAAAGAGAAGTGTCATTGCATCTTCCACTGGTGTTGTTACGTCAGCTGTCAGGAATGTATAAGGGTCTATGATGTccacacatgcaaataa